In a genomic window of Phyllostomus discolor isolate MPI-MPIP mPhyDis1 chromosome 5, mPhyDis1.pri.v3, whole genome shotgun sequence:
- the LOC118500941 gene encoding histidine triad nucleotide-binding protein 1-like, with the protein MGDEITKAQDALPGGDMIFRKILWKETTTKIIFEDDHCLAFHDISPQAPTHFLVKHISHTSAAEAVNDSLLEHLMVVGKNCAAVLGLKQVVTWWRMKVPVGGRHVHLHVLGVSR; encoded by the coding sequence ATGGGGGATGAGATCACCAAGGCTCAGGACGCCTTGCCTGGTGGTGACATGATCTTCAGGAAGATCCTTTGGAAAGAAACCACAACCAAAATCATTTTTGAGGATGACCATTGTCTTGCTTTCCATGACATTTCCCCTCAAGCACCAACACATTTTCTGGTGAAACATATATCCCATACTTCTGCAGCAGAAGCTGTTAATGACAGTCTTCTTGAACATTTAATGGTTGTTGGCAAGAACTGTGCTGCTGTCCTGGGCCTGAAGCAGGTTGTCACGTGGTGGCGAATGAAGGTGCCGGTAGGGGGCAGGCACGTTCACCTTCATGTTTTGGGCGTCAGCAGATGA